Genomic DNA from Mauremys mutica isolate MM-2020 ecotype Southern chromosome 13, ASM2049712v1, whole genome shotgun sequence:
AGACCGGCCCAAGGAGATGATGTGGCTGTTTCTATGAACCTGGTCTCTCCCCAGGTGAGATCATTGGGGGTCGGGAAGCCAAGCCCCACTCCAGACCCTACATGGCCTTTCTGCAAATACAAGACGGACAGTATATAAAAACATGTGGAGGGTTCCTGGTGTCGAAGAACTTCGTGCTGACGGCCGCTCACTGCAATGGAGAGTAAGCGCCTCTGTGCTGGGGATGTCGGGGCAGGTCGGGGTTAGTGGGTGATCGGGGAGCCTGGAGCTCTGGTGCCATCCTAAgttgcagggaaggagcagttAGCAGGACAGGCTGGGAGAGCAGAGCCCAGGGGTCTGAGCTGTTCAGGGGGTGTCGGTGTGTCTCTAGGGGCCTCTGCAAACCATGGTCCAGATCCAACGATGggtaaatcaatggagctacagccACTGACACCAGCTGGGTTCTGGCCCATTGCCCAGATtgaggcagggaggggctcaCAGCCCCAGGACAGctctgcagggctctgggctggggggagtggggcataGCCCCGTATGGATCTAGGCAGGGATTGTtctccagggtgcaggggagATGAGACCCATGGTCCTGGAGAACAAGGGGAAAGTGAAGCAGCAAAGGGGGAAAGCCCCAGGGTGCCCTGCCCCATCCATATCACTGTTGGTGAATCAGACCGACAGGTGCCCACCCCTCACCTCACATACGCTCCTGCAATTGATGCCCCATGGGTTATACTTGGCTTTTACAGAGAGATCACTGTCAAGCTGGGAGCCCATAACATTAGTGAACAGGAATGGAGCCAACAAGAGATCCCCGTGTGCCACCAGATCCTCCACCCACAATATGACAAGGAGACCACTAACAATGACATCATGCTGCTGCAGGTACCACCCCCATCCCATAACCCcgccccagtgacctcacactgctgcaggccccgcccccatcccatcacTCTGCCCCCTGTGAGCTCACATTGCTGCAGGCACCACCTCATCCCATCACCCTGTCCCCAGTGACCACATGGTCAAAGGGTTTTGCTGGGAACAGGGTGTGGATGGGTGCCCATGAATGTGACCCTCACATTGATGTTCATCATTCTTGTCTCTCAGCTGGCAGAGACAGTGAAGCTGAATAAATGGGTGAAAACCATCCCTCTGCCACGCACCAACAAGAGAGTGAAGCCAGGGACCAAATGCAGTGTTGCCGGCTGGGGCCGCACCAGCAGACAGAGTAAATCAGCCCCAGCCACCACACTCCAGGAGGCGAATTTGAAGGTGCTGGAGGATGACGTGTGTCTGAAAAATCCCGATGTGACCTACTATGACTATGATGCTTCCACCATGATGTGTGTCGGTGATCTGAAGAAGGGCAAAGCCTCTTTTATGGTGAATCTCATTCTGGCTTCAAGCTCCCTTTATAAATCATTATTATGAATGAGGCTTTTGGGGTTGCAGTTGGGCCTATGAGCAGCAAATAGGGGATCAGGCcccactgtgcttggtgctgtacaaatgaaTGGGAAAAGaactggtctagatgacctcctgaggtcccttccaaccctgagattctatggtctTGTTTCAGGGGAAGGCAGAGACCAGCTGGAcaggggagtgggtggggtgTTTAGaccagctgggctgtggggttCCAGGAGAGCTGGGTGGACATTGTGGGGTGACACTGGGACCAGCTGCACCAGGGGGTATCACTGAGCTGCACATCAGCAGGAAACGACTCACTGAGCTGTTCTCCAACTGTGACTTGTTTAATTTTGCAGGGTGACTCTGGGGGCCCCCTGGTGTGTGGTCGAACAGCCCAGGGTATTGTTTCCTGGGGATCCCAAAAGAGCACCTCCCCTGGAGTGTACACAAGAGTCTCCACCTTCATCCCCTGGATAGAGAAGATTATGAGGACGCTGGAGCCCTGAGCAGAGCCGGGAATCACTGCACGGGCCAGAGCTGCACCACTTCTGTCCTTTGGAGAGGCCCAGACGTAGGGCCTGCTTTGCAGAGGGGTGGAGCCCCCCTaagctgagcccctcccccagtcttTGTGACCCTCATGCAGCCCCCATCCCATGAGCGTCAAGGTAGGGAGCTTAGGGGAGTTAGAAGCCAGGTTTGAGGCCAGCTCCCGTCAGCTTCCTTGGAAATCCCAACCCTTAGACGACCTCTTTGCTGGGGAAACAGCTGGGTTATTTCCTCCCAGGTAACAGACTCGAGTTGAACCCTGGACTCAATGGTTGGTAGCTCTCCTCCGTGTCAGCCTTTCCCATGGGTTTGTTCCTCCTGTGTGGCCACCTGCTGTTCCAGACACACCTGTTCCTGGTGCCAGCAATGACAGTGGGAAGGCAACACAGCGACGGCTACGTTGAACTGATCGCAGATCAAACATTAGTGCTGATCCTCCCCTTCCCACTTCCCCTGCCCTGCTGAGTGGCCTGCTGCATTTCGCTCTCTGCTTCGTAGCTAGCAATGAATAAAATGAAGTTACAAGAAAGAGTGATTCAGGTACTGCCACATTAACCTGAGCAGTGAAATCCAGAGTAGCCGCTGCATCTGCCATGGCCAGGAGGGAATTGGCCCCTACAGGGGAAGGCTGGGCTTGTGGTTAATGCActaggctgggacccaggacacctgggttcagtgATTCCATGCAGAATGAGGATCTGGCGGGTGCCAGGGGAGAATTAACCCCCTCAGGGCTGGAGGAGTCCCTGCCTGCTGGGACAGAAAGGGAACTACAAGGAGAAAAGCAGCCTGAGCAATCGGCTGTCCAGGTTCCAGAGGTTCAACTTCTGGGACAAAAATCGGACAGGTTTTAAATAGTTCTAGTGACAAGAAATTGatctgcctcttcccatccccatccATCAATCGATCCTATCCCAATCTATCTCTCTAGGcaatccccatccatccatccatctatccccaccccacccactgatctatctatctatctatctgtctatctgtctatctatctaatctgtgTCTCTCCACAGACCTATCCCCATACACATAAGCTTCTGTCTATCAATATCTCcatagtgccccccccccatgctatGTCAGAACCAGTTTTCATCTCTTTCATCTCTAGGAGGTGCGGGCACTGTCTGGCTCAGGGGAGCAGAGAATGGGACATGGGATCTTTCCCCTTTGGGGATGCTGGCCCCtgtctgccctgggcagggggattggctggctcaggggcgtTGAGAATCAGACACATTATTCCCCGCACCTTATCAAGGGGTCTGTGGGAAATGATGCTATCACAGATGGGGGGATCTGGTCTCTCTGAcccacctccctcctcccagctcaCACCCACACTCTGGGCGGGGGGCAGTCGAGAAGAATTCATGActtccaaggccagaagtgaccattgtgataatctagccTGAGCTCCTGTCTTACACTGGCCATGGGCCTGCcccaaaagaattcctagagcaggtcccgtagaaaaacacccaatcttaATTCAAAAATCAGCTGTGCCGGACtcttgggaaattgttccaatggttaattactttcactctTAAACATTTGcacattatttccagtctgaatttttcaagcttcaacctccagccattggatcacattagaccttcctctgctagactgatgaGCCCATTGTTAACTATTGTCTCTAGATATTTAGAGCCTGTCATCAAGGAACCaggtaaccttctctttgttaagcttcAGAATGAGTTCCCTGAGTGTCTCactctaagggcatggctacacttgcaaatttgcagcgctgcagcagggtgtgaaaacacaccctctccagcgctgtaaattgtggcgctgcaaagcgccagtgtggtcaaagccccagcgctgtacgttattccccacagggaggtggagtacggacagcgctgggagagactttgactacacttagcgcttcaaaacGCTGCCGCGCTGAAaataattatgagccaaatcgTCGATAAGAATTTAACCAGAAAAATGTCACGGTTAATTGGGAATTTATTCCTGTGGGAATTCTTCACCTCTGTGGACGTGTCCCAAGTACCTTTTTCTCCCAGCAGAAAACACATTTCCACggaagaagtgctgcagttccaccttctGCCCACCCGGGGTCCCTCCAGCTTCTGAAGAGCCAGCACCCGGCATGCAGATGGATGCTCTGTTGCCAGAGCGGCCTTttgtgggcaaaaggcagaactgcagcgcTTCTGTTGCCCTATGTATTTTCCGTGGGGGAAAAAAGTTCCATGGTAATATGTCTCCTAAGGAAtttacttgttaaaaaaaaataaaaagaccagaatcttatatatatatatttggtctGTATTTTTACAGACCTACtggctgacagatattttgaaattaattaccaaaataattgaaactggcgtgattatattgtttcattttggcaaataaaatatacaaaattttgcagaaatttaaaatattgtgtgcagaaattttatttttttggcacttttttttaaactcagccaGTAAGATTGCAGAAACATGTGGTGCGAGAGCCCTCCCAAGGCATGCTTTGTGCAGAGTTTATCTCCATCCTGTAATGGGTTTAACACAGGGGTACAGAATGTCTGGGGGGATCTGGGCACTGTGTCTCCCCCAGCACTGATATCGATCAGTGTCACCCACCGCCCATGTAagggagggctggggaagggcaaaaaCAGCGACACCAGCACCAAGCAGCTCAGCACCGAGCAACAGACCCTGTGTCCCATTCCTCACCCAGTCCCCTCTGGGGGCTGCCTGGCTAAGCTGGGGTGAGGTTGGCCCCCAAAGCCGTTAGCTCAAGGCAGGGCAATTACTGACCCACTCCCGGTGTGTTTGGCGAATGAACCCCCGCCGAGCAGGAGGGGTCCCGCAGGCTGGAGCAGAGATGCAAAGGGAATTCCAAGGAGGAAAGCAGCCTGAGCAGTCAGCTGTCATGACTCCAGAGGTTCAACTTCAGGGATAAAAGTGAGACGTGTATAGGTTTGAAACTGTTCTGGTGACAAAATAATCAATCTACCTCTTCCCATCCTCATCCACCCGTCTATTTATACCCAACCCCACCAACCTGTCCCCATAATCGATATATTCTATCCCAATCTGTCTCTCTAGCCAAtccctatctaatctatctaatcCCCATCTATCTGTTTCCTCTCTATCAATCCCCAGAGCCATTCATCTATCTTCACTCATACATCTATCTGTCCCCATCTATCTCTCTGTTCCACCCCCATCCATCTACCTGTCCCCATCCATCTCTATATCCCCATCCCCACTTACCTATTCATCCACATccatatctgtctgtctgtctgtctgtctgtctctccgcACCCTCATCCAGCTATCCCCACACCTCTATCAATATCTCCATATTTCTCCCACCAAGTCGTTAGAACCAGGTTCCATCTCTTTCATCTCTTGGGGGtgtggggactggctggctcagggggtgttGAGAATCAGACACTTTATTTTCCACCCTCATCAAGGAGTTGGTGGGAAATGATGCTGTCAGAGATGGGAGGATCTGGTCTCTCTGACTCACATCCCTCCCCTTGGCTCACACGCAGGGTGGGGGACACTTGACAAGGATTCATGACTTcatagggccagaagggaccattgtgatcacctagccTGACCTGCTgtttagcacaggccagagacctgccccagaatAATCCTGGAGCAGATCTGTTTGACCAACATCCAACCTTGACTGAACAATtgccactgatggagaatccaccatgactcttggtaaattgtcccaatggttaattactctttctgttaaaaatg
This window encodes:
- the LOC123348710 gene encoding granzyme B-like isoform X2 — protein: MQAQSLLLLPMAFLLCPGAWAGEIIGGREAKPHSRPYMAFLQIQDGQYIKTCGGFLVSKNFVLTAAHCNGEEITVKLGAHNISEQEWSQQEIPVCHQILHPQYDKETTNNDIMLLQGDSGGPLVCGRTAQGIVSWGSQKSTSPGVYTRVSTFIPWIEKIMRTLEP
- the LOC123348710 gene encoding granzyme G-like isoform X1; the encoded protein is MNVTLTLMFIILVSQLAETVKLNKWVKTIPLPRTNKRVKPGTKCSVAGWGRTSRQSKSAPATTLQEANLKVLEDDVCLKNPDVTYYDYDASTMMCVGDLKKGKASFMGDSGGPLVCGRTAQGIVSWGSQKSTSPGVYTRVSTFIPWIEKIMRTLEP